The genomic interval AAAGAGTGAACTTCGTCGTTTGAGACCATGAACGATATACCCTTTTTTGAGTAAAAATTCTGCTAAATAACTTCCATCTTGTCCTGTTATACCTGTAATAAGTGCTACTTTTTGATTCATACATTTTCCCTTTTATAATCATCTTCTATTCTTACAATATCATCTTCGCCCGTGTAGCTTCCCACTTGCGCTTCAATCAGCACAATAGGAATTTTACCCTGATTTTCAAGGCGGTGAATCTCTCCTGCTTTAATATACGTCGATTCATTCTCTCTTACGATGTACGTCTTATCTTCCACTTGAACCGTTGCCGTTCCACTGACCACGATCCAGTGTTCATTTCGGTGGAAATGCTTTTGAAGACTCAGCCTTTTACCGGGTTTAACCATAATTTTTTTAATTTTATAACCCGGTTTATCTTCTAAAACACTGTAGGTTCCCCAGGGTCTATGCACCGTTGCATGGGTTGTTGTCAGCTCAAGATTTTCTTTTTTGAGCCTCGTTACAATCTCTTTAACCTTTTGGGAACTCCCTTTTTGGCTAATCAACAGTGCATCTTCAGTGTCAATTACAATCAGATCATGCACATCAATGAGGCTGACATGTTTGTTGGACATAATAAAATTATTGCTCTCATCATTGTCTAATTCATGGCAAAGTGCATCGAAACTTCCCACATCGCTCCAACCGATATCACTGGGTATCACTTTCACTTTTTGGCTTTTTTCCATCACCGCATAATCAATGCTATCTTCAGGAATCAAGAGCATATCCTCATGAAGAATACGAATCATCCCATCACTCTTAGCATGCTCATACGCTGTTTTACATGTAAGAAAAATTTCTGGAGCATACGCTTCAAGCTCGCTCAAAAATACACCCACTTTAAAGCAGAACATGCCACTGTTCCAGTAGTAATTGCCCGCTTCAACATACATCTCTGCCGTTTTACAATCGGGTTTTTCATGAAAAGCTTTGACATCGGTGCCACTTGCTTCAATATATCCAAACCCTGTCTCAGCAAAGGTGGGTTTGATACCAAACGTCACTAAAAAACCTTCTTTAGCTAAGATTTCAGCTTCCACAATCGCTTTTTCATACGCTACTTGGTTTTTAATCAAATGATCGCTTGGTGTTACTAAAATAATCTCTTCTTTACCTAAAGCCATGCAGGCAAGTGCAATAGCAGGAGCCGTATTGCGACCGATGGGTTCGAGTAAGTAACGATTATTGACTTTTTTAAGCTCTTCAAGTTGATCGAGCGCTAAAAAGTATTGTTCCGTGTTAGAGACAATCAATTGCTCCCTGCAAAGAGTGCTATTGCGCTCAATCGTTAACTGAAAAAGCGATTTATGATTGAAAAGTTTTACAAACTGTTTGGGCATCAACGTACGACTAAGAGGCCATAGTCTTGTGCCACTTCCTCCGCAAAGTATTAAGTTAATCACATTTTTCCTTTTTAATCTTTACCAAATAGATCCCTCGTATACACTTTTTCTTTGACATCTTCAAGTTCAGGCATTAAACGATTCGCCACAATGACATCGCACATTTTTTTAAACTCATCTAAGTTTTTAACCACGCGTGAATGAAAAAAGCTCTCCTCTTCCAAAACTGGTTCATACACAACGACTTCAATTCCCTTAGCTTTAATACGTTTCATCACACCTTGAATCGAAGAGGTCCGAAAGTTATCACTTCCTGCTTTCATAATAAGACGGTAAATACCTACAATTTGAGGGTTT from Sulfurospirillum multivorans DSM 12446 carries:
- a CDS encoding mannose-1-phosphate guanylyltransferase/mannose-6-phosphate isomerase; amino-acid sequence: MINLILCGGSGTRLWPLSRTLMPKQFVKLFNHKSLFQLTIERNSTLCREQLIVSNTEQYFLALDQLEELKKVNNRYLLEPIGRNTAPAIALACMALGKEEIILVTPSDHLIKNQVAYEKAIVEAEILAKEGFLVTFGIKPTFAETGFGYIEASGTDVKAFHEKPDCKTAEMYVEAGNYYWNSGMFCFKVGVFLSELEAYAPEIFLTCKTAYEHAKSDGMIRILHEDMLLIPEDSIDYAVMEKSQKVKVIPSDIGWSDVGSFDALCHELDNDESNNFIMSNKHVSLIDVHDLIVIDTEDALLISQKGSSQKVKEIVTRLKKENLELTTTHATVHRPWGTYSVLEDKPGYKIKKIMVKPGKRLSLQKHFHRNEHWIVVSGTATVQVEDKTYIVRENESTYIKAGEIHRLENQGKIPIVLIEAQVGSYTGEDDIVRIEDDYKRENV